A part of Aegilops tauschii subsp. strangulata cultivar AL8/78 chromosome 2, Aet v6.0, whole genome shotgun sequence genomic DNA contains:
- the LOC141041985 gene encoding uncharacterized protein, whose amino-acid sequence MPAAANAKLREQLGGTQAALRAKEAEFDALAQERDRLAKKLADQEESHKAALKAVQDSEAALQAEYETEAASWAEARQSLINGYGQIEDLVDEYFPGYSTAANQVVESHREAQRQAGAKIAPDARWSLEEQLLAIQARLQPTHRMLRRLQRVGARCWPLSGPVR is encoded by the exons atgcctgcagcggccaacgccaaactgagggagcagctaggtgggactcaggccgcccttcgcgctaaggaagccgagtttgacgccttggcccaggagcgtgaccgcctggccaagaagctggccgaccaggaggagagccacaaggcggccctgaaggcggtgcaggacagcgaggccgcccttcaagccgaatatgagacagaggccgcaagctgggccgaggcgaggcagtcgttgatcaacggctacggccagatcgaagacttggttgacg agtacttccctggctactctactgccgccaaccaggtcgtcgagtcccaccgcgaggcgcaaaggcaggctggcgctaAGATCGCGCCGGACGCTCGTTggtcgctggaggaacagctcttggcgattcaagcccgcctccagccgactcaccgcatgctccgccggcttcagcgtgttggggcgaggtgctggccgctctctggcccggtgaggtga